A region of the Aphelocoma coerulescens isolate FSJ_1873_10779 unplaced genomic scaffold, UR_Acoe_1.0 HiC_scaffold_340, whole genome shotgun sequence genome:
cgggtggtttttgggggattctggggcgttttttggggagatttcgggtggttttggggggattctggAGCGCGTTTTGGGGAGATTTCgggcggtttttgggggattctgGGGCGGTTTTCGGGGGGATTTTTCGGGGTTTCGGGGACGAGGCCGCTCcctccccccaggtgccccccaggtgcccccaggtgccccccaggtgcccccgaTGTCGCGCGGGTACTTCCAGCACGGGGGGGTGACGTTCCCGGGGCTCCTTTACTCCCCCCGCGGCCTCGAGGCCGCCCGCGACTTCCCCGTGGAGGACGACGACGTCTTCAACGTCACCTACCAGAAATCGGGTGCggatttggggccaaaaacGGCGATTTcgggaaaatcccaaaaatccaggCCGAGAtcgcgggattttggggtgggggggacgcgtggggggctcagggagggaCCCCAAAGGGAGCcaaggatggggagggggacccTGAAATCTGGGGGGGAatccgggggttttggggaaatCCAGGAGATCCTGAGCCTGATCCCCCGGGCTCCCAAGGGACtcccaaaaaaacccgaaacgaccccaaaatggccccagagagcccaaaaaatccccaaaaggaCCCCAAAACAGGCCCAGAGACCTCATAGGGAGCCCCAGAAtgaccccaaaacggccccagagaccccaaaacgaccgcaaaaaaaaaaaaaaccaaacccaagatGACCCCCAAAAAttacccaaaaaccccaaattcccgatTTTTAGGGACGGTGTGGATGCTGGAGATCCTGAGCCTGATCCGCCAGGACGGGgaccccaaagggaccccaaaaaacccccaaaaaaaccttaaaaaaacataacaaaaccttaaaaacccattaaaaaaatcaataaaacgcccaaaattccccaaaactcccGTTTTTTGGGACGGTGTGGATGCTGGAGATCCTGAGCCTGATCCACCAGGACGGGGACCCcaaagagaccccaaaaaccacccgaAAACCCTTCaaacccagaaaaaacccccttaaaaatccagaaaaaaacgtttaaaaaacccaataaaacgCCCAAAATTGCCGAAAACTCCCATTTTTTAGGAACGGTGTGGATGCTGGAGATCCTGAGCCTGATCCGCCAGGATGAGGATCCcaaagagaccccaaaaaacccccaaaaaactgcaaaatcacccttaaaaatccagaaaaaaaccttaaaaaccccattaaaaaacccaataaaacgCCCAAAATTGCCGCAAACTCCCGTTTTTTAGGGACGGTGTGGATGCTGGAGATCCTGAGCCTGATCCGCCAGGACAGGAaccccaaagggaccccaaaaacccttaaaaaagcccagaaaaaaccttaaaaaaccagaaaatacccttaaaaaaccttaaaaaaacccaataaaacgCCCAAAATTGCCGAAAACTCCCGTTTTTAGGGACGGTGTGGATGCTGGAGATCCTGAGCCTGATCCGCCAGGACGGGGACCCcaaagagaccccaaaaaccacccgaAAACCttcaaacccagaaaaaaacccccttaaaaatccagaaaaaacccattaaaaaacccaataaaacgCCCAAAATTGCCGAAAACTCCCGTTTTTAGGGACGGTGTGGATGCTGGAGATCCTGAGCCTGATCCGCCAGGACGGGGATCCCGGCTGGTGCCGCTCGGTGCCCAACTGGGACCGGGGCCCGTGGCTGGAGACGCTCCTGGGCTACCGGCGGGCTCGTGGCAACGCCCGGCCCCGCATCATCAGCTCGCACCTGCCCGTGCAGATGTTCCCCAGGGCCTTCTTCGGCTCCAAGGCCAAggtttctgggggaaaaaacggggattttgggcaaaaaacGGGGATtcggggggaaaaacggggatttggggggggggaaatggggattttgggggaaaaaacgggggggaaatgggtttttttgggggaaaatatgggggatttcgggggggaaaacgggggggtTGTGGGAGGTTTGGTGTCAGGaacgggggatttggggggaaaaacggggatttggggaaaaaatgaggatttggggggtaaaaacggggatttggggaaaaaacggggggtTCGGGAAAGaaaacggggattttggggggggaaaaacggggattgggggaaaaaatgggcatGTGGGGGAAAACAATGGGgacttggggaaaaatggggatttggggtcaaaaatggggatttggggtcaaaaccggggatttgggggaaaaaatggggattttgggggaaaaaacgggggggaaatgggtttttttggggaaaatatgggggatttcggggggggaatgggggggttgTGGGAGGTTTGGTGTCAGGaacgggggatttgggggaaaaaaaaccggggggttgggggaaaatggagatttgggggaaaaacgggggttctggaaagaaaacggggatttggggggaaaaaacggggatttggggaaaaaacgggattCGGGAAAGAAAACTGGGAttctgggggggaaaaacgggaatttggggaaaaaaacggggattttggggggggggatggggatttgggggaaaaaatggggatgtgcgggaaaaaatggggatttggggaaaaatggggattggggggaaaaaacggggattttggggggaaaatggggatgtgggggaaaacaatggggatttggggaaaaatggggatttggggtcaaaaatagggatttgggggaaaaaaccagggatttttgggggaaaaacggggatttggggggggaaatggggattttgggggaaaaaacaggggGGAAAtggttttttggggaaaaaatgggggatttcgggggggaaaagggggcgTTGTGGGAGATTTGGTGTCAGGaacgggggatttgggggaacaaatggggattggggggaaaaacggggatttgggggggaaaatggggattttggggggaaaaaaacccggggatttgggggaaaatggagactgggggaaaaacgggggttctggaaagaaaatggggattttgggggaaaaatggggatttgggggggaaaaacggggatttgggggggaaatggggattttgggggaaaaaacagggatttgggggggaaaatggggattttggggggaaaaaaacagggatttgggggggaaaaatgggagtctgggggaaaaacggggagtttgggggaaaaaccggggatttgggggaaaaaatgaggattttggaggaaaagccggggatttggggtaaaaaaccccggggatttgggggaaaacggagatttggggaaaaaacgggggggttggggaaaaaaaacggggattttggggggaaaaattaggGATTTAGGGTTAGaaatgaggggtttggggtcagaaaTGTCGGATTTGGGGGCGGGAGTGTCAGACTTGGATGGGATTTGAGCAGATTTTGGGTCAGAAACGTCGGATTtcgatgggatttggggtcaggaaggTGGGATTCGGGGGGGGGgttcgggatttttggggtttggggggatttttggggtcccccacgGCCgtgcccccccctccccaggtgaTTTACACCGTGCGGGACCCCAAGGACGTCCTGGTGTCCCTGTTCCACTTCGCGCGGATCTTCCGACCCTACAAAGACCCCGGGAGCCTCGAGGAGTTCATGGAGAAGTTCCTGGAGGGCGACGGTGCCGAattcgggggggtttggggttttgggggggtttgaggaggatttgggggggtttggggggggttgaggaggatttggggggatttagggggatttgaggaggatttggggggatttaggagGGtttgaggaggatttggggggatttaggggggtttgggaggatttgggggatttggggggatttgaggaggatttggggggatttaggggggtttgggagggattgggggaattttgggagggattggggggatttgggggggttgagagggattgggaggggatttggggggatttagggaggatttggggggattttcgggggtttgaggaggatttgggggaatttaggggggtttgggagggattggggggatttagggggatttgaggaggatttgggggaattttggggggtttgggagggattggggggggggatttggggaggttttatTGGGAATTTCCGCGATTTCGAAGGttttgctggattttgggggggattttgggggattttgagggcgATTTGGGGGTCAGAAGTTCAGAGTTTGGGAAGCTGGGGTGGTTATTCGGCAgattgagggggatttgggggatttggggggattcagggggatttcggggtggtctcgggtgggtttggggtgggaaattggggatttggggggatctgaagggattttggggcagatttggggtgggaaattggggatttggggggatctgaagggattttggggccgggAGGGAtctgaagggattttggggcagatttggggtcaGAACTTGGAGATTGGGAGGGATccgaagggattttggggcggatttggggtcagaaattggggatttggggggatctgaagggattttggggcggatttggggtgggaaataggggatctggggggatcTGAAGGAATTTTGGGGCCAGGAGGGAtctgaagggattttggggcggatttggggtgggaaactggggatttggggggatccgaagggattttggggcggatttgagGTCagaaattggggatttggggggatccgaagggattttggggcggatttgggggtttCGGGCCCCGCCGGCGCCCCCAGCGCTGTCCCCAgcgatgtccccgtgtccccagtgcccttCGGCTCCTGGTTCCAGCACGTCCGGGGGTGGCTCCAGCTCCGGGGCCGCGAGAATTTCTTCTGGATCAGCTacgaggagctgcagcaggtggggtcacctgggggtcacccgggggtcacctggggtcacctgaggtcaccctggggtcacctcggggtcacctgggggtcacctggggtcacctggggtcacccgaggtcacctggggtcaccctggggtcacctggggtcacctggggtcacctgaggtcacctggggtcacctggggtcaccctggggtcacctggggtcacccgggggtcacctggggtcaccctggggtcaccctggggtcaccctggggtcacctggggtcacctgggggtcacctgggggtcacccgggggtcacctggggtcacctggtgtcacctggggtcacctgggggtcacctggggtcacctgaggtcacctggggtcacctgggggtcacctgggggtcaccctggggtcacctgtgccaccctcggctcacccccggtgtcccctcggtgtccccagggccaccccagccTCATCTCAGCGTCCCCAGGGTCACCTCAGGGtcacccccatgtccccaaatcTCCtgagtgtccccccagtgtcctctcagtgtcccctcagtgtcccctcagtgtcccctcatgcccctgagtgtcccctgagtgtccccaagtgtccccgcgtgtccctgagtgtcccgaGTGTCCCTtgagtgtcccctcagtgtccccttgtgcccctcggtgtcccccgggtgtccctgatgtcccctcaTGTCCCTCATGTCCCCttggtgtcccctgggtgtcccctgatgtcccctgggtgtcctctgggtgtccctgatgtcccctgatgtcccctggctgtcccctgggtgttccctggctgtccctgatgtcccctgagtgtccctgatgtcccctgatgtccctgggtgtcccccgggtgtcccccgggtgtccctgatgtcccctgatgtcccctgggtgtcccctggctgtccctgatgtcccctcatgtcccccgggtgtccctgatgtcccctgatgtcccctgatgtcccctgggtgtcctctgggtgtccctgatgtcccctcatgtcccctggctgtccctgatgtcccctggctgtcccctgatgtcccctggctgtcccctggctgtccctgatgtcccctgggtgtccctgatgtcccctgggtgtcccctgatgtccctgggtgtcccctgggtgtcccccggctgtccctggctgtccctgatgtcccctgggtgtcccctgggtgtcccctcatgtcccctgggtgtccctgatgtcccctcatgtcccctcatgtccctggctgtcccccggctgtccctgctgtccccgatgtccccggctgtccctgatgtccctgggtgtcccctgctgtccccgatgtccccggctgtccctgatgtcccctgggtgtcccctgatgtccctgggtgtcccctgggtgtcccccggctgtccctggctgtccctgatgtcccctgggtgtccctgatgtcccctgggtgtccctgatgtccctgggtgtcccctgctgtccccgatgtccccggctgtccctgatgtccctgggtgtcccccgatgtccccggctgtccccgatgtccctgggtgtcccctgatgtcccccggctgtccctgctgtccccgatgtccccggcTGTCCCCAGGACCTGCGTGGCAGCGTCCAGCGCCTCTGCGCCTTCCTGGGGCGCCGCCTGAGCGCGGCCGCGCTGGACGCCGTGGTGGCCAACGCCTCCTTCGCCGCCATGAGCCACAACCCCATGAGCAACTTCAGCCGCAGCCCCCAGTTCATCCTGGACCGGCGGCGCGGGCCCTTCCTGCGCAAGGGTGGGCAccggggtggcactggggtggcactggggtgggcactggggtgggcaccggggtgggcactggggtgggcactggggtggcactgggatgggcactggggtgggcactgggatgggcactggggtggcactggggtgggcactggggtgggcactggggtggcactggggtgggcactggggtgggcactggggtggcactgggatgggcactggggtgggcactgggatgggcactggggtgggcactggggtggcactgggatgggcactggggtggcactggggtggcaccggggtggcaccggggtgggcactggggtgggcaCCGGGGTGGGCACCGGGGTGGGCAccggggtggcactggggtggcactggggtggcaccggggtgggcactggggtgggcaccggggtgggcactggggtgggcactggggtggcaccggggtgggcactggggtggcactggggtgggcactggggtgggcactggggtggcactgggatgggcactggggtggcactggggtggcaccggggtggcaccggggtgggcactggggtgggcaccggggtggcactggggtggcactggggtggcaccggggtgggcactggggtgggcaccggggtgggcactggggtggcactggggtgggcacCGGGGTGGGCACcggggtgggcactggggtggcactggggtggcaccggggtgggcactggggtggcactggggtggcaccggggtgggcactggggtggcactggggtgggcaccggggtggcactggggtggcactggggtgggcaccggggtgggcactggggtggcaccggggtgggcactggggtgggcactggggtgggcaCCGGGGTGGGCACcggggtgggcactggggtgggcaccggggtggcactggggtggcaccggggtgggcactggggtggcactgggatgggcactggggtgggcactgggtgggcactggggtgggcaccggggtgggcactggggtgggcaccggggtgggcactggggtggcaccgGGGTGGCACCGGGGTGGGCACCGGGATGGGCACCGGGGTGGCACCGCGGCGGGGGTGGCAGCGGGGACATctggggggtgttggggacagtggggacatctGGGACACTGAGGGTgttggggacatctgggggtgttgggggatttggggacaattGGGGACAATTGGGGtgttggggagatttgggagattcggggacattttggggatttgggacatttggggacatcgggg
Encoded here:
- the LOC138101568 gene encoding sulfotransferase 2B1-like; the encoded protein is MSRGYFQHGGVTFPGLLYSPRGLEAARDFPVEDDDVFNVTYQKSGTVWMLEILSLIRQDGDPGWCRSVPNWDRGPWLETLLGYRRARGNARPRIISSHLPVQMFPRAFFGSKAKVIYTVRDPKDVLVSLFHFARIFRPYKDPGSLEEFMEKFLEGDVPFGSWFQHVRGWLQLRGRENFFWISYEELQQDLRGSVQRLCAFLGRRLSAAALDAVVANASFAAMSHNPMSNFSRSPQFILDRRRGPFLRKGISGDWRNHLSPEQSRRFDLVYRERMAGLGVSFPWDPPPEGSPGAREVLLKDLLVSAKGSRRVCGALEAPTRF